In Macrotis lagotis isolate mMagLag1 chromosome 8, bilby.v1.9.chrom.fasta, whole genome shotgun sequence, a single genomic region encodes these proteins:
- the LOC141494899 gene encoding protegrin-3-like, with translation MERGWIMRLSLLLLLLFAPGQTVNYRNLVDRFITNYNKKSISSNFFRLLVLNLQPRTNNDPATPPALNFTMMETVCPKTKPQHNLDECDFKENGLVSECYGIIISLDATQPSIQISCGWPEELKSGGFLSRIVRSLAKLIYQKYRQLLDKYTILRNGYKKLQDIFSKQVGS, from the exons ATGGAGAGGGGTTGGATCATGAGGCTTTCACTGCTATTACTACTGTTATTTGCCCCTGGTCAGACCGTGAACTACCGGAATCTGGTGGACCGATTCATCACCAACTACAACAAGAAGTCAATCTCAAGCAACTTCTTCCGACTCCTGGTTCTGAATCTCCAGCCTAGGACA aacaatgATCCTGCTACTCCTCCTGCCCTGAACTTTACCATGATGGAAACTGTCTGCCCCAAGACCAAACCACAACATAATCTGGATGAATGCGACTTTAAGGAGAATGGG CTGGTGAGTGAATGCTATGGAATTATCATCTCCTTGGATGCCACTCAGCCCTCTATTCAAATTTCTTGTGGTTGG CCTGAAGAGTTAAAGAGTGGTGGTTTTTTGTCTCGAATTGTTCGGAGTTTAGCAAAactcatttatcaaaaatatagaCAACTGCTGGATAAATATACAATACTGCGCAATGGATATAAGAAACTACAGGACATTTTTTCTAAACAAGTAGGATCCTAG
- the LOC141494900 gene encoding cathelicidin antimicrobial peptide-like, whose amino-acid sequence MQASLLVLGLLSLMTSLSSAQDLRYHNLVNRFINDYNRKEKSENLFRLSVLNLEPGENNNPATRRPLSFIINETVCLKTENKNPDDCAFKENGVMKECIGVIILDSAQPSVDVNCDGLAKVKRLRIVEKIKNLLKKASDKIKDTFKNAINSLLS is encoded by the exons ATGCAAGCATCTCTTTTGGTTCTGGGGCTGCTCAGCCTGATGACTTCACTTTCTTCTGCCCAGGACTTGAGATACCATAATTTGGTGAATAGATTTATCAATGACTACAACAGGAAGGAAAAATCTGAAAACCTCTTTCGACTCTCAGTCCTGAATCTGGAACCTGGCGAA AATAATAATCCTGCTACTCGTCGACCCCTGAGCTTCATCATCAATGAAACTGTGTGCCTtaagactgaaaataaaaatcctgatGATTGTGCCTTCAAGGAAAATGGG GTGATGAAAGAATGCATTGGAGTCATTATCCTGGACTCTGCTCAGCCCTCTGTTGATGTTAACTGTGATGGG CTTGCAAAGGTCAAGAGGCTTCGAATTGtggaaaaaattaagaacctGTTGAAAAAAGCAAGTGATAAAATTAAGGACACATTTAAGAATGCAATTAATAGCTTACTCTCATAG